In Leishmania donovani BPK282A1 complete genome, chromosome 28, one DNA window encodes the following:
- a CDS encoding glycosomal membrane protein-like protein has protein sequence MSRVALGASRILERTDSVDKLIKLMAGAFTFLSTTNSLRQEQYANSARHLTEVRSVLRLSRLFGLTFKMQSVVEVFAAQGFAWTERKKFLEFFKAICDFLYAAGDHALLVAREGLLGKDVDTAHLRKCTLAMQLFGHFLGTVFHLFELLDASRKLHYDPPAAKWACKVATISATREAVDTVVTLSICNCAGSACRLSPRVSGTLRCFSGALSIYLSSQANT, from the coding sequence ATGTCGAGAGTCGCTCTCGGCGCGTCGCGCATTTTGGAGCGGACCGACAGCGTCGACAAGCTCATCAAACTCATGGCTGGCGCCTTTACCTTCTTGAGCACGACGAACTCTCTGCGGCAAGAGCAGTATGCCAATTCGGCTAGACATCTCACCGAGGTACGCTCTGTTCTGCGCCTGAGCCGACTTTTCGGCCTCACGTTCAAGATGCAGTCCGTCGTCGAGGTGTTCGCGGCACAGGGCTTCGCGTGGACGGAGCGAAAGAAGTTCTTGGAGTTCTTCAAGGCCATCTGTGACTTTCTCTACGCCGCTGGTGACCACGCCCTGCTCGTCGCCCGTGAAGGGCTGCTGGGCAAGGACGTCGACACGGCGCATCTGCGAAAGTGTACCTTGGCAATGCAGCTTTTCGGTCATTTCTTGGGTACAGTGTTCCACCTATTCGAGCTGCTTGACGCCTCCCGAAAGCTTCATTATGACCCACCGGCGGCGAAGTGGGCGTGCAAGGTCGCTACCATCAGCGCGACGCGTGAGGCGGTTGACACGGTTGTGACATTGTCCATCTGCAactgcgccggcagcgcgtgccggCTGAGTCCGCGTGTCAGCGGCACCTTGAGATGCTTCTCTGGTGCACTTTCCATTTATCTGAGCTCTCAGGCGAACACCTAa
- a CDS encoding glycosomal membrane protein, putative: protein MSDFEKLIKLLGQTDGRDKIYKFLAGFFKILAAVAASSQDSRAKAYVAIGNSIGSARSLMRMGKFAGDVPKLQKIADGVVVRGFAGTECKKFIEFFRIIGNSLYIMGDNAAFIAKHKLIPADAKCIAKYAKTAQFWGFFLAAVLDLIALRAALQKRVSDVATSKKEAKAAVISLTKDASDVLVTMAAVGYLKSLWSPSPITAGALTCVSGGVATYLNWSKIK, encoded by the coding sequence ATGAGCGACTTCGAGAAGCTGATAAAGCTGCTCGGCCAGACGGATGGCCGCGACAAGATCTACAAGTTCCTCGCTGGTTTCTTCAAGATTCTGGCGGCCGTCGCGGCTAGCAGCCAGGACTCGCGTGCTAAAGCGTATGTCGCGATCGGCAACTCCATCGGCAGCGCCCGCTCCCTGATGCGCATGGGCAAGTTCGCGGGCGATGTGCCGAAGCTGCAGAAGatcgccgacggcgtcgtggtGAGGGGCTTCGCTGGCACGGAGTGCAAGAAGTTCATTGAGTTCTTCCGCATCATCGGCAACTCTCTCTACATCATGGGCGATAACGCTGCATTCATCGCCAAGCACAAGCTGATTCCAGCGGATGCCAAGTGCATCGCGAAGTACGCGAAGACCGCGCAATTCTGGGGCTTtttcctcgccgccgtgctggacCTCATCGCCCTTCGTGCTGCCCTGCAGAAGCGTGTGTCTGATGTGGCTACAAGCAAGAAGGAAGCCAAGGCTGCCGTCATCAGCCTCACTAAAGATGCCTCAGATGTGCTTGTGACGATGGCCGCCGTCGGCTACCTGAAGAGTTTGTGGAGCCCATCCCCAATCACCGCTGGCGCCCTCACCTGCGTGTCTGGCGGTGTGGCCACGTACCTCAACTGGAGCAAGATCAAGTAG
- a CDS encoding histone acetyltransferase, putative: MAVAQSAFGNAAEESAVLSSAPDTAAAPYGLADGMIQLSRVLHRPWLSCVYMEVTPGMARTQRARRQLDYLEERLLRDCRTPTTVRYFVYLNTYVFAPWYYAPFGLLNSEYDPMLPWTGAADASTGAIPAGEGADATGSSVDVQQQPFIRDAFLCPFSLRIYSTYAQMHYETRTYRAGRLRPPGEEVYRDEVRGLSLFKINGSQHVTYCRHLFLIGKSFLENKLAGHDVHNYYFYVVCLHHRYFPDYVSDTSAMYFAGFFTWEKHVSEYNLACIATLPCFGRRSSRQRPVAPPDGSTAAASHPPRVPRHLGQFMIAASYELAYRRKQTGTPEKPLSDLGAVAYQHFWRRAIVRWMKDTLNAMRRAAAVCVDDDDVDKTDRKGAQAGGQVGPRFSHASGKGAPLAPDADSAAAEVVVLATEDRTVSGEHDADSRRSGEGKATLHEQRSKAPPSARKRSHTDAKTEHERDVDGDEEARLPSSHGKLPLAATAPLSSTKRGVLGVSAAAPSPAGTSSTADAAAFTQRTTIKDIAAAVRLEEADVLRTLLGMGVLHRSSEDRGIQLLLPQRYVDWMYDEMLRWESSVEHAVFQPALLKSRGSHTSTR, translated from the coding sequence ATGGCAGTCGCGCAGTCCGCGTTCGGGAACGCTGCCGAGGAATCAGCGGTGCTTTCATCCGCACCTGacacggctgcagcaccgtaTGGACTGGCGGATGGCATGATCCAGCTTTCTCGCGTCCTGCACCGCCCATGGCTCAGCTGTGTGTACATGGAGGTGACTCCTGGCATGGCCCGCACCcaacgcgcgcgccgtcAGCTCGACTACCTTGAGGAGCGGCTCCTGCGCGACTGCCGCACCCCGACCACGGTGCGCTACTTTGTGTATCTGAACACGTACGTGTTTGCCCCGTGGTACTACGCGCCGTTTGGCTTGCTGAACAGCGAGTATGACCCGATGCTGCCGTGGACGGGGGCGGCTGACGCGTCGACGGGCGCGATCCCAGCTGGCGAAGGTGCCGACGCCACCGGCTCGTCGGTcgacgtgcagcagcagcctttCATCCGGGACGCTTTTCTgtgccccttctccctccgcATCTACTCGACCTACGCCCAGATGCACTACGAGACCCGCACCTACCGCGCGGGCCGCCTGCGTCCGCCGGGCGAGGAGGTGTACCGCGACGAGGTGCGTGGCCTTTCCCTCTTCAAGATCAACGGTAGTCAGCACGTCACCTACTGccgccacctcttcctcaTCGGTAAATCGTTTCTGGAGAACAAGCTCGCCGGGCACGACGTCCACAACTACTACTTCTACGTGGTGTGTCTGCACCACCGCTACTTCCCTGACTACGTGTCAGACACCTCCGCCATGTACTTCGCTGGCTTCTTCACCTGGGAGAAACATGTGAGCGAGTACAACCTGGCCTGTATTGCGACGTTGCCGTGCTTTGGGCGCCGTTCCAGCCGCCAGAGACCGGTGGCACCGCCGGACGGCTCaaccgcggccgcctcgcaccCGCCTAGGGTGCCTCGCCATCTTGGCCAGTTCATGATCGCCGCCAGCTACGAACTCGCCTACCGCCGCAAGCAGACGGGCACCCCGGAGAAGCCCCTCTCCGACTTGGGCGCCGTCGCGTATCAGCACTTTTGGCGCCGCGCCATTGTGCGCTGGATGAAGGACACGCTGAACGCGATGCGGCGGGCCGCTGCGGTTTGCGTCGACGATGACGATGTGGACAAGACCGACCGGAAAGGTGCACAAGCTGGCGGGCAGGTTGGGCCACGATTTAGCCACGCATCAGGCAAGGGCGCACCTCTCGCCCCTGACGCGGACTCTGCGGCCGCGGAGGTGGTCGTGCTTGCGACGGAGGACAGGACGGTGTCAGGAGAGCACGATGCCGATAGCCGTCGCTCCGGCGAAGGGAAAGCGACACTGCACGAGCAGCGCTCGAAAGCGCCACCATCAGCGCGCAAGCGTTCCCACACCGACGCAAAGACGGAACACGAGAGGGAtgtggacggcgacgaggaggcacGACTGCCCTCTTCCCACGGCAAGTTGCCACTCGCGGCTACCGCCCCTTTGTCTTCGACCAAGAGGGGAGTGTTAGGCgtcagcgcagctgcaccgtccCCGGCGGGCACCTCATCGACTGCTGACGCGGCTGCTTTTACGCAGCGGACCACCATCAAGGACATtgcggcggctgtgcgccTGGAGGAAGCTGACGTGCTCAGGACGCTGCTGGGCATGGGTGTGCTGCATCGCAGCAGTGAGGACCGTGGTATTcagcttctgctgccgcagcggtaCGTGGATTGGATGTACGACGAGATGCTCCGCTGGGAGAGCAGCGTCGAGCACGCCGTCTTTCAGCCAGCCCTCCTCAAGTCCCGCGGTTCTCACACCAGCACACGCTGA